The following coding sequences are from one Malaciobacter pacificus window:
- a CDS encoding PQQ-dependent methanol/ethanol family dehydrogenase — protein MLKNRLLTSAAAVSLSALLTGCVADSNVAKTEASATKAAYTPVTSNDVLNDVKTTGDVLSNGMGLQGQRFSPLTQINKETVKDLVPVWNFSFGGEKQRGQESQPLIKDGVMYVTASYSRAFAIDIASGEELWQYDAKLPDAILPCCDVINRGGALYDNLFIFGTLDSKLVALDRKTGKVVWKKKIENYKDGYSITAAPIIVKDMVITGVAGGEFGIVGKVEARSAKTGEVIWTRPTVEGHMGYLNGKENGITGGEAGKTWPGDMWKTGGAATWLGGTYDPETDLLFFGTGNPAPWNSHTRPGDNLYSSSRLAIDPDTGKIVWHFQTTPHDGWDFDGVNELISFNKDGKKYAATADRNGFFYVLDRTNGKFITANPFVSKITWAKGIDKNGKPILNPEGRPGNPNGESKGKSVFSVPSFLGGKNWMPMAYSQNTGNFYVPSNEWGMDIWNQPISYKKGAAYLGAGFTIKPIYDDHIGSLKAIDPLTGEIKWNYKNKAPLWGGVLTTKGGLVFFGTPEGKFLALDDETGETLYSFNVGSGIVASPVTWEQNGEQYIAIVSGWGGAVPLWGGEVAKSIKNINQGGTVHLFKLHK, from the coding sequence ATGTTAAAAAACAGATTGCTTACAAGTGCAGCTGCTGTATCATTATCTGCATTACTTACAGGTTGTGTAGCTGATAGTAATGTAGCTAAAACAGAAGCTAGCGCGACAAAAGCTGCTTATACACCAGTTACTAGTAACGATGTATTAAATGATGTAAAAACTACAGGTGATGTATTATCAAATGGTATGGGATTACAGGGACAAAGATTCTCACCATTAACTCAAATTAATAAAGAGACAGTTAAAGATTTAGTACCAGTATGGAACTTCTCTTTTGGTGGTGAAAAACAAAGAGGTCAAGAATCTCAACCATTAATTAAAGATGGTGTTATGTATGTAACTGCTTCATATTCAAGAGCATTTGCAATTGATATTGCAAGTGGTGAAGAGTTATGGCAATATGATGCAAAATTACCTGATGCAATTTTACCTTGTTGTGATGTTATTAACAGAGGTGGAGCATTATATGATAACTTATTTATCTTTGGAACATTAGATTCTAAATTAGTTGCTTTAGATAGAAAAACTGGTAAAGTTGTATGGAAGAAAAAAATAGAAAACTATAAAGATGGTTACTCAATTACTGCTGCTCCAATTATCGTTAAAGATATGGTAATCACTGGTGTTGCTGGTGGTGAGTTCGGAATTGTAGGTAAAGTTGAAGCTAGAAGTGCAAAAACTGGTGAAGTTATCTGGACTAGACCAACTGTTGAAGGTCACATGGGATACTTAAACGGTAAAGAAAATGGAATTACTGGTGGAGAAGCTGGTAAAACTTGGCCAGGTGATATGTGGAAAACTGGTGGTGCTGCTACATGGTTAGGTGGTACTTATGATCCAGAAACTGATTTATTATTCTTTGGTACTGGTAACCCAGCTCCTTGGAATTCACACACAAGACCAGGGGATAACTTATACTCTTCTTCAAGATTAGCAATTGACCCTGATACTGGTAAAATTGTATGGCATTTCCAAACAACTCCACATGATGGATGGGATTTTGATGGTGTTAACGAATTAATTTCTTTCAACAAAGATGGTAAAAAATATGCTGCAACTGCAGATAGAAATGGTTTCTTCTATGTATTAGATAGAACTAATGGTAAATTTATTACTGCAAACCCATTTGTTTCAAAAATTACTTGGGCAAAAGGAATTGATAAAAATGGTAAACCAATTTTAAATCCAGAAGGAAGACCAGGTAATCCTAATGGTGAATCAAAAGGTAAATCAGTATTCTCAGTACCTTCATTCTTAGGTGGTAAAAACTGGATGCCAATGGCTTACTCTCAAAATACTGGAAACTTCTATGTTCCATCAAATGAGTGGGGAATGGATATTTGGAATCAACCAATTTCATACAAAAAAGGTGCAGCTTACTTAGGTGCTGGATTTACAATTAAACCAATTTATGATGATCACATTGGTTCATTAAAAGCAATTGATCCATTAACTGGTGAAATTAAATGGAACTATAAAAACAAAGCACCATTATGGGGTGGAGTTTTAACTACAAAAGGTGGTTTAGTATTCTTCGGAACTCCTGAAGGTAAATTCTTAGCATTAGATGATGAAACAGGTGAAACTTTATATAGCTTCAATGTTGGTTCAGGAATCGTTGCTTCTCCAGTTACTTGGGAGCAAAATGGTGAGCAATATATCGCAATCGTTTCTGGTTGGGGTGGAGCTGTTCCTTTATGGGGTGGTGAAGTTGCAAAATCAATTAAGAACATTAACCAAGGTGGTACTGTTCACTTATTCAAATTACACAAGTAA
- the pqqA gene encoding pyrroloquinoline quinone precursor peptide PqqA: MKWETPMFVDNRFGFEVTMYICHN, translated from the coding sequence ATGAAATGGGAAACACCAATGTTTGTTGATAATAGATTTGGTTTTGAAGTGACAATGTACATTTGTCACAACTAA
- the pqqB gene encoding pyrroloquinoline quinone biosynthesis protein PqqB has protein sequence MKIQVLGSGAGGGLPQFNCNCDNCKGYREGKPTIKRRTQSSITISEDGENWVLFNTSPDILEQIHNSPFLHPTKKRETKIKAIVFNDAQIDHTTGLLMLREGCPHEIYCTKEVNEELNTSFPTMKMLQHWDGGGTNWHEILPDSTTKFEIPVMPSYEFYAHALISNAPPYSAHRDKPRRGDNIGITVVNKNTGKRLFYLPGLGVMEDHVFEEMRNADVLLIEGTLWTNDEMIKGKFSNKLGTDMGHIPLSGDEGLIKVLDTLEKPRKILIHINNTNPILDESSDEYKELISHGIEVSYDGMSIEI, from the coding sequence ATGAAAATTCAAGTTTTAGGTTCTGGAGCTGGAGGAGGTCTTCCTCAATTTAATTGTAATTGTGACAATTGTAAAGGTTATAGAGAAGGAAAGCCTACAATTAAAAGAAGAACTCAAAGTTCAATCACAATTAGTGAAGATGGTGAAAACTGGGTATTATTTAATACTAGTCCTGATATTTTAGAGCAAATTCACAACTCACCTTTTTTACATCCTACTAAAAAAAGAGAAACTAAAATTAAAGCAATCGTGTTTAATGATGCTCAAATAGATCATACAACAGGTTTATTGATGCTAAGAGAAGGTTGCCCTCACGAGATTTACTGTACAAAAGAAGTAAATGAAGAGTTAAATACATCATTTCCTACTATGAAAATGTTACAACACTGGGATGGTGGTGGAACTAATTGGCATGAAATACTTCCTGATTCAACAACAAAATTTGAAATCCCTGTAATGCCTTCTTATGAGTTTTATGCACATGCATTAATTTCGAATGCACCACCTTATTCAGCTCACAGAGATAAGCCAAGACGTGGTGATAATATTGGAATTACAGTAGTTAATAAAAATACTGGAAAAAGACTGTTTTATCTTCCAGGTCTTGGAGTTATGGAAGATCATGTTTTTGAAGAGATGAGAAATGCAGATGTTCTTTTAATTGAAGGAACACTTTGGACAAATGATGAAATGATTAAAGGAAAGTTCTCAAATAAACTTGGAACTGATATGGGACATATTCCATTAAGTGGTGATGAAGGACTTATTAAAGTATTAGATACTTTAGAAAAGCCTAGAAAAATTTTAATTCATATTAATAATACAAATCCAATTCTAGATGAAAGTAGTGATGAGTATAAAGAATTGATATCTCATGGAATAGAAGTTTCATATGATGGCATGAGTATCGAAATTTAG
- the pqqC gene encoding pyrroloquinoline-quinone synthase PqqC, with the protein MSKLLSKEEFEAKLRGMGSMYHIHHPFHIRMYKGECTKEEIQGWVANRFYYQTAIPIKDAAIMSNNPPLEDRRKWLDRIIDHDSVGGGIEAWLELGEAVGLNKEDLISHKYVLPSVKFAVDAYINFAKQRPWKEAAMSSLTEMFAPQIHQQRLSTWPDNYPWIKPEGLRYFQKRLSEARRDVQHGLSITLEEFNTVELQEKACEILQFKLDILWTMCDALYLAYELKQPPYFNIEGAENAQRKINCSE; encoded by the coding sequence ATGAGTAAGTTATTAAGTAAAGAAGAGTTTGAAGCAAAACTAAGAGGTATGGGTAGTATGTATCATATCCACCATCCGTTTCATATCAGAATGTACAAAGGAGAATGTACAAAAGAGGAGATTCAAGGATGGGTTGCAAATAGATTCTATTATCAAACAGCAATACCTATTAAAGATGCAGCTATTATGTCAAATAACCCACCATTAGAAGATAGAAGAAAATGGTTAGATAGAATTATTGACCATGATAGCGTTGGTGGTGGAATTGAAGCTTGGTTAGAGTTAGGTGAAGCTGTTGGATTAAATAAAGAGGATTTAATTTCTCATAAGTATGTATTACCTTCTGTTAAATTTGCAGTTGATGCATATATTAACTTTGCTAAACAAAGACCTTGGAAAGAAGCTGCAATGTCATCATTAACTGAGATGTTTGCACCTCAAATTCACCAACAAAGATTATCAACTTGGCCTGATAATTATCCTTGGATAAAACCAGAAGGTTTAAGATATTTCCAAAAAAGATTAAGTGAAGCAAGAAGAGATGTTCAACATGGATTATCAATTACTTTAGAAGAATTCAATACGGTTGAACTTCAAGAGAAAGCTTGTGAGATTTTACAATTTAAATTAGATATACTATGGACAATGTGTGATGCGTTGTATTTAGCATACGAGTTAAAACAACCTCCATACTTCAATATTGAAGGGGCAGAAAATGCACAAAGAAAAATTAATTGCAGTGAATAA
- the pqqD gene encoding pyrroloquinoline quinone biosynthesis peptide chaperone PqqD, translated as MHKEKLIAVNNHFQLQFEKAQDCFVLLYPEGMVQLNQSAGEIMNQCDGTKNFNQIVETLEKKFDMSGLEKDVEAFFTEAFERKWVNYVD; from the coding sequence ATGCACAAAGAAAAATTAATTGCAGTGAATAATCACTTTCAATTGCAATTTGAAAAAGCACAAGATTGCTTTGTATTATTGTATCCTGAAGGAATGGTTCAGTTAAACCAAAGTGCTGGTGAGATTATGAACCAATGTGATGGAACTAAAAATTTTAATCAAATAGTAGAAACTTTAGAAAAAAAATTTGATATGTCTGGACTAGAAAAAGATGTAGAAGCTTTCTTTACTGAGGCATTTGAGAGAAAGTGGGTAAATTATGTCGACTAA
- the pqqE gene encoding pyrroloquinoline quinone biosynthesis protein PqqE, whose product MSTNEKVNDIKPPLWVLLELTHKCPLECTYCYNQLDFANTKDEMIKEDWFRVMEEVRELGAVQLGISGGEPLLNKDIVEIVAKASELGFYTNLITSGVGAPEGIIGKLKDAGLKTVQLGIQSHDKDTMTLVTNHKGAYEQKLKIAKEIKDAGLQLIVNTCITRQNIHQVGEIIEFADETLDADYLEIANIQYYGWALQNVNALLPNKEQLTKAKEVTDKYRSKKKDMKAFFVVPDYFADRPKACMNGLGTTFLTINPDGMALPCNTANTMPIQWPNVKNSSIKEIWFDSEQFNHFRGDSWMSEPCRTCDERDKDFGGCRCQAYALTGDMHATDPVCSKSPDHGVIEKKIADSVKFANQDLVYRNKKNSLAFINKTF is encoded by the coding sequence ATGTCGACTAATGAAAAAGTAAATGATATTAAACCACCATTATGGGTATTATTAGAATTAACACATAAGTGTCCTTTAGAGTGTACTTATTGTTATAATCAATTAGATTTTGCTAATACAAAAGATGAAATGATAAAAGAAGACTGGTTTAGAGTCATGGAAGAAGTGAGAGAACTAGGTGCAGTACAATTAGGAATTTCTGGTGGTGAACCATTACTTAATAAAGACATAGTTGAAATTGTTGCAAAAGCTAGTGAATTAGGTTTTTATACAAACTTAATTACTTCAGGAGTAGGTGCTCCTGAAGGGATTATTGGTAAATTAAAAGATGCAGGATTAAAAACTGTTCAACTTGGTATTCAATCTCATGATAAAGATACTATGACTTTAGTAACTAATCACAAAGGTGCTTATGAGCAAAAGTTAAAAATTGCAAAAGAGATTAAAGATGCAGGATTACAATTAATTGTAAATACTTGTATAACTAGACAAAATATTCATCAAGTTGGTGAGATTATTGAGTTTGCAGATGAGACTTTAGATGCTGATTATTTAGAGATTGCAAATATTCAATATTATGGATGGGCACTACAAAATGTAAATGCGCTTTTACCAAATAAAGAGCAATTAACTAAAGCAAAAGAAGTAACAGATAAATATAGATCAAAAAAGAAAGACATGAAAGCTTTCTTTGTTGTTCCAGATTATTTTGCTGATAGACCAAAAGCTTGTATGAATGGATTAGGGACTACTTTCTTAACTATTAATCCAGATGGAATGGCACTACCATGTAATACAGCAAATACTATGCCTATACAGTGGCCTAATGTTAAGAACTCTTCAATCAAAGAAATTTGGTTTGATTCAGAGCAATTCAATCACTTTAGAGGCGATTCATGGATGAGTGAACCTTGTAGAACATGTGATGAAAGAGATAAAGATTTTGGTGGTTGTAGATGTCAAGCTTATGCACTAACAGGTGATATGCATGCAACTGATCCTGTTTGTTCAAAATCTCCAGACCATGGTGTAATTGAGAAAAAAATAGCTGATAGTGTTAAATTTGCAAACCAAGATTTGGTTTATAGAAATAAGAAAAACTCATTAGCTTTTATAAATAAAACTTTTTAA
- a CDS encoding acetyl-CoA carboxylase biotin carboxylase subunit: MNKINKVLVANRGEIALRIIRACKELDIKSVAIFSEADVEGVWVRKADECYPIMGDVIQAYLDFEKIITIAKRANCDAIHPGYGFLSENADFARACEKNGITFIGPKADHIELFGDKMASKVAMKKVGVPVLEGTNEPILDVKEGVKIANEIGFPVIIKAAFGGGGRGMRIVKEQKDFSSMFESATNESLKYFGRGEVFIEKYVENPRHIEIQVIADKYGNVLHLGERDCSIQRRHQKVIEIAPSPRLNNDTRKELYRIATKAMFKLGYESVGTVEFLVDVDDNIFFIEMNTRVQVEHPVTETITGVDIIQRMIEIAEGDKLQFLQEEVQFRGYAIEFRINAENPQKNFMPSVGTVSKYLTPGGPGVRIDTSVYTGYKVPANYDSMIGKLIVWSLDWEGAVRKATRALDEFYIEGFPTNIPLHREIVRDKDFKDGKFYTNYLDKKLEKFNLDAKNHLEEEEKKVEEIHKLIDKIKNSKLNIR; encoded by the coding sequence ATGAATAAAATCAATAAAGTTTTAGTGGCTAATAGAGGTGAAATTGCACTTAGGATTATAAGAGCGTGTAAAGAGTTAGATATAAAAAGTGTTGCAATTTTTTCTGAAGCTGATGTTGAAGGTGTTTGGGTTAGAAAAGCAGATGAATGCTATCCAATTATGGGAGATGTAATACAAGCATATTTAGACTTTGAAAAAATTATTACCATTGCTAAAAGAGCTAATTGTGATGCAATTCATCCAGGTTATGGATTCTTAAGTGAAAATGCTGATTTTGCAAGAGCTTGTGAAAAAAATGGAATAACTTTTATAGGCCCAAAAGCAGACCATATTGAACTATTTGGGGATAAAATGGCCTCAAAAGTTGCAATGAAGAAAGTTGGTGTTCCAGTACTTGAAGGAACGAATGAACCAATTTTAGATGTTAAAGAAGGTGTAAAAATAGCTAATGAGATTGGATTTCCTGTGATTATCAAAGCTGCTTTTGGTGGAGGGGGAAGAGGAATGAGAATTGTAAAAGAGCAAAAAGATTTTTCTTCAATGTTTGAAAGTGCTACAAATGAATCCCTAAAATATTTTGGTAGAGGTGAAGTATTTATTGAAAAATATGTTGAAAATCCAAGACATATAGAGATACAAGTAATTGCAGATAAGTATGGAAATGTTTTGCACTTAGGTGAAAGAGATTGTTCTATTCAAAGAAGACATCAAAAAGTAATTGAAATAGCACCAAGTCCAAGATTAAATAATGATACAAGAAAAGAGCTATATAGAATTGCAACAAAAGCAATGTTCAAACTTGGATATGAAAGTGTTGGTACTGTTGAATTTTTAGTGGATGTTGATGATAATATCTTCTTTATTGAGATGAATACAAGAGTTCAAGTAGAGCATCCAGTAACTGAAACTATTACAGGTGTTGATATAATTCAAAGAATGATTGAAATTGCAGAAGGTGATAAATTGCAGTTCTTACAAGAAGAAGTTCAATTTAGAGGATATGCAATTGAGTTTAGAATCAATGCAGAAAACCCTCAAAAAAACTTTATGCCATCAGTTGGAACTGTGAGTAAATACCTAACACCAGGAGGTCCAGGAGTTAGAATTGATACTAGTGTTTATACGGGATATAAAGTTCCAGCAAACTATGATTCAATGATTGGAAAACTTATTGTATGGTCTTTAGATTGGGAAGGTGCAGTAAGAAAAGCTACAAGGGCTTTAGATGAATTTTACATTGAAGGGTTTCCTACAAATATTCCTCTTCATAGAGAAATAGTAAGGGATAAAGATTTCAAAGATGGAAAATTTTATACTAACTATTTAGATAAAAAGTTAGAAAAATTTAATCTTGATGCAAAAAATCATCTTGAAGAGGAAGAAAAAAAGGTAGAAGAGATACATAAATTAATTGATAAAATCAAAAATAGTAAATTAAATATTAGATAA
- a CDS encoding AraC family transcriptional regulator, protein MKKDTLQKRTKIANDIMFYIYTHIDTNIDIEELSIDLNVSKFHMHRIFKEAFGKNIYESIKSIRLQKASNLLLTNKYSTISEIANECGYSSQSSFIKTFKDRFEMTPKQWRNGGYKNYSQKILQQSAVAMKSTADFSDKIPEIVKMPSFESFYIRNPGYNSNIKQAWQKLQTWILSNDIHEYKQIALFHDNPTITPLEECQYIACIVTNENIKSDRLPNFKISDGVYAKFDVEGKQGDILKFIHWVYHEWLPKSEFETTTKPSYVIYRKNNFLSSDNQFDLSFYVSIKF, encoded by the coding sequence ATGAAAAAAGATACTTTACAAAAAAGAACAAAAATAGCCAATGACATTATGTTTTATATTTATACTCATATTGATACAAATATCGATATTGAAGAGCTTAGTATTGATTTAAATGTTAGTAAATTCCATATGCATAGAATTTTTAAAGAAGCATTTGGAAAAAATATTTATGAAAGTATAAAATCAATTAGATTACAAAAGGCATCAAATTTACTTTTAACAAATAAATATTCTACCATTTCTGAAATTGCAAATGAGTGTGGATACTCTTCTCAATCATCATTTATAAAAACTTTTAAAGATAGATTTGAAATGACTCCAAAACAATGGAGAAATGGAGGGTATAAAAATTATTCTCAGAAAATTTTACAACAATCAGCTGTTGCTATGAAATCAACTGCAGATTTTAGCGATAAAATACCAGAAATAGTAAAAATGCCTTCCTTTGAGAGCTTTTATATTAGAAATCCAGGATACAATTCAAATATAAAACAAGCATGGCAAAAATTACAAACATGGATTTTATCAAATGATATTCATGAATATAAACAAATTGCACTCTTTCATGACAATCCAACAATTACACCACTTGAAGAGTGTCAATATATCGCTTGTATTGTTACTAATGAGAATATAAAAAGCGATAGATTACCAAATTTTAAAATTTCAGATGGAGTTTATGCGAAATTTGATGTAGAAGGAAAACAAGGGGATATTCTAAAATTTATTCACTGGGTTTATCATGAATGGCTTCCCAAAAGTGAATTTGAAACTACTACAAAACCATCTTATGTAATTTATAGAAAAAACAATTTTTTAAGTAGCGATAATCAATTTGATTTAAGTTTTTATGTATCAATAAAATTTTAG
- the pqqA gene encoding pyrroloquinoline quinone precursor peptide PqqA: MKWEKPQFVDNRFGFEVTMYICTK; this comes from the coding sequence ATGAAATGGGAAAAACCACAATTCGTAGATAATAGATTTGGATTTGAAGTTACAATGTATATTTGTACTAAGTAA
- a CDS encoding response regulator transcription factor produces the protein MKILLLEDDVMLNEMITDYLTSTGHAITATTDGLKCLEILENEKFDLLILDINVPNVDGLTILEKLHEQKRMVPTIYISALIDIEEITRAFDIGCHDYLKKPFHLRELTLRINKILKTNIAPQKHKRLSKSYSFDAESMTLYFNNEPHILPKRQLQIIELLAHNRSLVVNYDMFRTYVWNDDYIDNATIRAEVNRVKKVLKEDFIKNIRGSGYMVERPN, from the coding sequence ATGAAAATCTTGCTTTTAGAAGATGATGTAATGTTAAACGAAATGATCACAGATTATTTAACTTCAACAGGACATGCAATCACAGCAACAACAGATGGACTAAAATGTTTAGAAATATTAGAAAATGAAAAATTTGATTTACTAATACTAGATATAAATGTACCAAATGTAGATGGACTTACCATATTAGAAAAATTACATGAACAAAAAAGAATGGTTCCTACAATCTATATATCTGCACTAATTGATATAGAAGAGATAACAAGAGCCTTTGATATTGGTTGTCATGATTATTTAAAAAAGCCATTTCATTTAAGAGAATTAACACTAAGAATTAATAAAATTTTAAAAACTAACATTGCCCCTCAAAAACATAAAAGATTGTCAAAATCTTATAGTTTTGATGCAGAATCAATGACTTTATATTTTAATAATGAACCTCATATCTTGCCAAAAAGACAATTACAAATTATAGAACTATTAGCTCATAATAGAAGTTTAGTTGTTAATTATGATATGTTTAGAACTTATGTTTGGAATGACGATTATATAGATAATGCAACAATTAGAGCTGAAGTAAATAGAGTAAAAAAAGTACTAAAAGAAGATTTTATTAAAAATATAAGAGGTAGTGGATATATGGTTGAAAGACCTAATTAA
- a CDS encoding FIST N-terminal domain-containing protein has product MIDFNNFKDKENILIQIYCGQTKDKLEKIVEVLRKKLPHAILIGSSTDGEINNSNISTLKTVISFSIFENTKIKTAYATEKDSFKNGVKLAKKLCMPDTKVIITFCNPYTTNGEEFLNGISSVNEKVIVCGGMAADNATFKQTFICSNETILSDGAVGVSLNSEELNACSAYNFNWSPIGIDHVVEKVHGNRVYQISGLKPIDFYKKYLGDYVAHALPATGIEFPLIVKKNGIPLARAVINKHDDGSLSFAGNLNEGDVVKLGFGNVEMIMSNPIQSLFKSCAVANSESFFIFSCMARRRYMPNLIDIEISPFSKVATTSGFFTYGEFYHNKKRSSNELLNQTLTVLALSEKKPKKVKGDEVKENDTRLSDYARSLQALTHLIQQSSQDYNDQSEKLEQGHKYAQNLIESQKQFLKYAIHETNTPLSVIMGNIDMYEMEFGKNKYLSNIEVAMKNLFSIYDDLSYLVKKNQVNQAVHEINLVDFVRSRIDFYTQNAIKSKATLNFSSNKEEINLNFNEIKLQRIVDNNLTNAIKYTLPNENINVKLKLHPNGECDLVFEGRSVQILDPQQIFEEYYREEESQDGFGLGLNLVKRICSEENVGIRLESGENFASFTYTFKGIEK; this is encoded by the coding sequence ATGATAGATTTCAATAATTTTAAAGACAAGGAAAATATATTAATTCAGATATATTGTGGTCAAACAAAAGATAAATTAGAAAAAATAGTAGAGGTGTTAAGAAAAAAACTTCCACATGCTATTTTGATTGGTTCATCAACAGATGGAGAAATTAATAATAGCAATATTAGTACTTTAAAAACCGTGATATCTTTTTCAATATTTGAAAATACAAAAATTAAAACAGCATATGCAACAGAAAAAGATTCCTTTAAAAATGGAGTAAAACTAGCTAAAAAACTCTGTATGCCTGATACAAAAGTTATAATTACATTTTGTAATCCATATACTACAAATGGTGAAGAGTTTTTAAATGGTATTAGTTCAGTTAATGAAAAGGTAATAGTTTGTGGTGGGATGGCTGCTGATAATGCTACATTTAAACAAACATTTATTTGTTCTAATGAAACTATATTAAGTGATGGAGCAGTAGGAGTTTCTTTAAACTCTGAAGAATTAAATGCTTGTAGTGCCTATAATTTTAATTGGTCACCCATAGGAATAGATCATGTAGTTGAAAAAGTTCATGGCAATAGAGTTTATCAAATATCTGGACTTAAACCAATTGATTTTTATAAAAAATATTTAGGGGATTATGTAGCACATGCACTACCTGCAACTGGAATAGAATTTCCATTAATCGTCAAAAAAAATGGTATTCCTTTAGCTAGAGCTGTAATAAATAAACATGATGATGGAAGTTTAAGTTTTGCAGGAAATTTAAATGAAGGTGATGTTGTAAAATTAGGTTTTGGTAATGTTGAAATGATTATGAGTAATCCTATTCAATCACTTTTTAAATCTTGTGCCGTTGCAAATAGTGAATCATTTTTTATTTTTTCTTGTATGGCTAGAAGAAGATATATGCCAAATCTAATAGATATTGAAATCAGCCCATTTTCAAAAGTAGCTACTACTTCTGGTTTTTTTACTTATGGGGAGTTTTATCACAATAAAAAGAGATCTAGTAATGAACTTTTAAATCAAACATTAACTGTCTTAGCATTAAGTGAAAAAAAACCTAAAAAAGTTAAAGGTGATGAAGTTAAAGAGAATGATACAAGACTAAGTGACTATGCAAGAAGTTTACAAGCCCTAACTCATTTAATTCAACAATCTTCTCAAGATTATAACGATCAATCAGAAAAATTAGAACAAGGGCATAAATATGCACAAAATCTAATCGAATCTCAAAAACAGTTTTTAAAATATGCAATTCATGAAACTAATACTCCACTTTCAGTTATAATGGGAAATATTGATATGTATGAAATGGAGTTTGGTAAGAACAAGTATTTATCAAATATTGAAGTAGCAATGAAAAATCTATTTAGTATATATGATGATTTAAGTTACTTAGTTAAAAAGAATCAAGTTAATCAAGCTGTTCATGAAATAAATTTAGTTGATTTTGTTAGAAGTAGAATTGATTTTTATACCCAAAATGCTATAAAATCAAAAGCTACATTAAATTTTTCATCAAATAAAGAAGAGATAAATTTAAACTTTAATGAAATTAAACTTCAAAGAATTGTTGATAATAACCTAACCAATGCAATTAAATATACCTTGCCAAATGAGAATATTAATGTAAAATTAAAACTTCATCCAAATGGAGAATGTGACTTAGTATTTGAAGGTCGTTCAGTTCAAATTTTAGATCCTCAGCAAATATTTGAAGAGTATTACAGAGAAGAAGAGTCACAAGATGGATTTGGACTAGGATTAAATTTAGTAAAAAGAATCTGCAGTGAAGAAAATGTTGGAATTAGACTTGAATCTGGGGAAAACTTTGCTTCATTTACATATACATTTAAAGGAATAGAAAAATGA